One region of Roseiconus lacunae genomic DNA includes:
- a CDS encoding sigma-70 family RNA polymerase sigma factor: MSSQRERSSELPVSMPQLLELAREAAIERDADSGPLGDLLQLYRNYLTVLATTQLDQPLRRRMNPSDLVQETMLAAHRDFDRFRGSSEPELLCWLRQILMNCLRDAIDTHFKAQKRDMRREISIEAVSAQLDESVCQLANVFADRGPSPSEPARRRERAVELADQLAKLRPEYRDVIVLRNLQGLSFNEIAERLDRRPGTVRMLWLRAMDKFKKTCAQPQA; the protein is encoded by the coding sequence ATGTCCAGTCAACGAGAGCGATCGTCCGAGCTGCCGGTGTCGATGCCGCAGCTTCTTGAATTGGCTCGCGAGGCAGCGATCGAACGTGATGCGGATTCGGGGCCGCTGGGAGATCTGCTGCAACTGTACCGGAACTATTTGACGGTATTGGCAACGACGCAGCTCGATCAGCCATTGCGGCGGAGGATGAACCCATCGGATTTGGTTCAGGAAACAATGTTGGCGGCGCATCGGGATTTCGACCGCTTTCGTGGGTCCAGCGAGCCGGAGTTGTTGTGTTGGCTGCGGCAAATCTTAATGAACTGTTTGCGCGACGCGATCGACACGCACTTCAAAGCTCAGAAACGCGACATGCGGCGCGAGATTTCGATCGAGGCGGTCAGCGCCCAACTTGACGAAAGTGTTTGTCAGCTTGCCAACGTCTTCGCCGATCGGGGGCCTTCACCGAGTGAGCCGGCTCGCCGTCGCGAGCGAGCCGTTGAGTTGGCCGATCAGCTCGCCAAGCTGCGTCCAGAGTACCGCGACGTGATCGTGCTTCGCAATTTACAGGGGCTTTCGTTCAACGAGATCGCCGAGCGTTTGGATCGGCGACCGGGCACGGTTCGAATGTTGTGGTTACGAGCGATGGACAAGTTCAAAAAAACTTGTGCACAACCACAAGCGTAA
- a CDS encoding serine/threonine-protein kinase has protein sequence MNDFSVSGFDLSVEPSATRNLTDGQRDRLAVLLDEYLVGLERGTPPNVADLVADDPELAEPLTNYVHGLEDLHQVAAGFAPRSGDQDAGRASETGETSHTVLGDFELIEEVGRGGMGVVYRAQQRSLDRTVAIKLLPFAAVLDSRQITRFRNEAQAAAQLQHPNIVPVYTVGVDRGVHYYAMQFIEGQSFAESIASHVSNQSLPEIETCVRQGIAVAGALHAAHETGVVHRDIKPSNLLLGNDGQVWVTDFGLARCQTDVTMTRTGDIVGTMKYMSPEQARGESAIVDGRTDVYSLGVTLYEMLCLRPAFDGGETPVVLRQIEELSPTPLRSNRPDVPNSLETVIAKAMSKNRDSRYDTALEFAEDLQRVLDGTPTIARNPTFLDRAAQWAVARKRAVAAGVAFGLVLLIGLAVSIALIAAAKQESDRNAILAKRSSQLARTTVDELGAKMAELLADIPEAESVRRQLLQETLAYYQSFADQVDDDPQLIKDLAVTYGKIGSLQNEIGSSEQAIEALSESRILFTRLVEEHPGDWDLVHQLATSENNLALALDRAGRYKAAEEHYQSAIEIGELLIQSDRENAEWRTGLSLAFGNYALLLGKTRRSEESERMLEQSLLIAAIDEDKNSPDNEDKLQRQLASTYQNLSGLLAEHSPKKSIEYAREALRYQMDALARNENDSQLASQVGLTLNSLGAAQAASGDSEGAILSYRQAADIQRQLYDRQPYAMTHQRDLAVTENNLGLALAAEGQYEPARHAFDQALQFQQTLATEFADDAEIQSTLGGIYNNLGFVQEKLSDLPEALRSYRMAVQYQQAAHKAADEVPRYREFLSKHFFNCARLLREDGQTDESIKFTLQRRDLWLSDPSRLSGVADEFLTTATVISLNKSSPGKITYSRDDCVRLARETITKAIGAGFDPPDEFFDRPEYQALRPNTSLQGI, from the coding sequence ATGAACGATTTTTCAGTTTCCGGTTTTGACCTCAGTGTCGAGCCGTCTGCGACGAGGAATCTAACTGACGGACAACGTGATCGATTGGCCGTCCTTCTGGATGAGTACTTGGTCGGATTGGAACGCGGTACCCCGCCGAATGTCGCGGACTTGGTCGCGGATGATCCGGAGCTTGCCGAGCCGCTGACGAATTACGTTCATGGGCTAGAGGATTTGCATCAAGTCGCCGCGGGATTCGCACCTCGCTCCGGCGACCAAGATGCCGGCCGAGCTTCAGAAACAGGCGAGACGTCGCACACCGTGCTCGGTGATTTCGAGTTGATTGAGGAGGTCGGTCGCGGCGGGATGGGAGTGGTTTATCGCGCCCAGCAGCGTTCACTTGATCGAACGGTGGCGATCAAACTTTTGCCGTTTGCGGCGGTTTTGGATTCTCGCCAGATCACTCGATTTCGTAACGAGGCTCAAGCGGCGGCGCAGCTTCAGCACCCCAACATTGTTCCCGTCTATACCGTCGGCGTCGATCGCGGCGTTCATTACTACGCCATGCAGTTTATTGAAGGACAATCCTTCGCAGAATCGATCGCCTCGCACGTAAGCAACCAATCATTGCCAGAGATCGAAACTTGTGTACGCCAAGGGATTGCGGTCGCCGGTGCACTCCACGCCGCTCATGAAACCGGCGTCGTCCATCGCGATATCAAGCCATCAAACCTGTTACTCGGAAACGATGGACAGGTTTGGGTGACGGACTTTGGGTTGGCCCGTTGCCAAACGGACGTGACGATGACACGCACCGGTGACATCGTCGGTACGATGAAGTACATGAGTCCCGAGCAGGCACGCGGTGAGTCGGCGATCGTCGATGGTCGTACGGATGTCTACTCGCTGGGCGTCACGCTTTACGAGATGCTGTGCCTGCGGCCGGCATTTGATGGTGGCGAAACACCCGTCGTTTTACGACAGATCGAAGAGCTTTCTCCCACGCCGCTTAGGTCGAACCGCCCTGACGTTCCCAATAGTTTGGAGACGGTGATCGCCAAAGCGATGTCGAAGAATCGCGACAGCCGCTATGACACGGCACTTGAATTTGCCGAAGACTTGCAGCGTGTCTTGGATGGTACCCCGACGATCGCGCGGAATCCCACCTTCCTGGACCGAGCGGCTCAGTGGGCGGTCGCTCGTAAACGCGCCGTTGCCGCCGGGGTCGCATTCGGTTTGGTCTTGCTAATCGGATTGGCGGTCAGCATCGCCCTCATCGCTGCGGCAAAACAGGAGTCCGATCGAAACGCGATTCTGGCCAAACGCAGTAGCCAATTGGCGCGTACGACGGTGGATGAGTTGGGGGCGAAGATGGCTGAATTGCTCGCCGATATCCCCGAAGCGGAATCGGTGCGGAGGCAACTGCTACAAGAGACGCTTGCTTACTATCAATCGTTTGCCGATCAAGTCGACGATGATCCGCAGTTGATCAAAGACCTCGCGGTTACTTATGGAAAGATTGGTTCGCTACAAAACGAAATCGGTTCATCTGAACAAGCGATCGAAGCGCTGAGTGAGTCGCGAATCTTGTTCACGCGTCTGGTCGAGGAACATCCCGGTGATTGGGATTTGGTTCATCAGTTGGCGACCAGCGAAAACAACCTGGCACTAGCACTTGATCGAGCCGGACGTTACAAGGCCGCCGAAGAACACTATCAATCTGCGATCGAAATCGGTGAACTGCTCATTCAATCCGACAGGGAAAATGCGGAATGGCGCACGGGACTGTCACTCGCGTTTGGCAATTACGCGCTGCTGCTTGGAAAAACACGGCGGAGCGAAGAATCCGAACGCATGCTCGAACAAAGCCTTCTGATCGCTGCGATCGATGAAGACAAAAACAGTCCAGACAATGAAGATAAACTGCAGCGACAGCTCGCATCGACCTACCAAAACCTAAGTGGATTACTGGCAGAACACTCGCCGAAAAAGTCGATCGAGTACGCGCGGGAAGCGTTGCGTTATCAAATGGATGCACTTGCGAGAAACGAAAACGATTCCCAATTGGCGAGTCAAGTTGGCCTGACGCTCAATAGCCTCGGCGCGGCTCAGGCGGCCAGCGGCGATAGCGAAGGGGCGATTCTTTCGTACCGTCAAGCGGCCGATATTCAACGCCAGCTTTATGATCGACAACCGTATGCAATGACCCATCAGAGGGACTTAGCGGTCACCGAAAACAATCTCGGTTTGGCTCTCGCCGCCGAAGGGCAATATGAACCGGCTCGGCACGCGTTCGACCAGGCATTGCAGTTTCAGCAGACGCTGGCGACGGAATTTGCCGACGATGCGGAAATCCAAAGTACGCTTGGTGGCATTTATAACAACCTGGGATTCGTCCAAGAAAAGTTGAGTGATCTACCCGAGGCCTTGCGTTCTTATCGAATGGCGGTGCAATATCAACAGGCGGCTCATAAGGCAGCCGACGAAGTGCCTCGCTATCGTGAATTTCTGAGCAAGCATTTTTTCAATTGTGCGCGTTTGCTTCGCGAAGACGGTCAGACCGATGAATCGATTAAGTTCACATTACAACGACGTGACCTGTGGCTTTCCGATCCTTCTCGATTATCCGGGGTGGCTGACGAGTTCCTCACCACAGCGACGGTAATTAGTCTGAATAAGTCATCGCCAGGAAAGATCACGTACTCGCGAGACGATTGTGTGCGTTTGGCCCGAGAAACGATCACGAAGGCGATCGGTGCGGGGTTCGATCCACCAGACGAGTTTTTTGATCGTCCAGAGTACCAGGCTCTGCGTCCAAACACGTCGCTTCAAGGAATTTGA
- a CDS encoding AraC family transcriptional regulator, producing the protein MTPLQNDPITELISRLYLPGWCAALWRLSGNWGIEVPEKTVSLYVVTQGSGWLVFDSPQMSPIRVISGDHVMTASGEGHRFVKQFNNQAEPVAERLSSSFWPTAPASQDDCEVVYAQFELEQLAANPLSIGLPNLVHLNHRRDAELKSCLPLVDLMQQTAQDGEPGWQAMVRKLSELVFIRTLSAQLRMNSSRNDGSAPLRVVKAMTDTVVGPVLNQVLASPESQWTVPQMARMARVSKSAFSDRFRNLLGQPPLQYVTDLRMQKASRLLHESNLEISNIAVLVGYESPSSFSTAFRRWNGQSPAEFRRHRKASESPIAATLNREAMKVG; encoded by the coding sequence ATGACGCCATTGCAAAACGATCCGATCACGGAACTGATTTCGCGACTGTACCTTCCAGGTTGGTGCGCCGCCCTGTGGCGACTTAGCGGGAATTGGGGAATCGAAGTCCCCGAGAAAACGGTCAGTTTGTACGTCGTCACCCAGGGAAGCGGCTGGTTGGTGTTCGACTCTCCGCAAATGTCGCCGATCCGTGTGATTAGTGGTGACCACGTCATGACGGCCTCTGGCGAAGGACACCGCTTCGTCAAGCAATTCAATAACCAGGCAGAACCGGTCGCAGAGCGTTTGTCATCGTCCTTTTGGCCTACCGCGCCTGCCAGCCAAGACGATTGTGAGGTTGTCTACGCACAATTCGAGTTGGAGCAATTGGCGGCCAATCCGCTGTCAATCGGCTTGCCGAACTTGGTCCATTTAAACCATCGTCGCGATGCCGAATTGAAGTCCTGCCTACCGCTGGTTGACTTGATGCAACAGACCGCCCAAGACGGCGAACCGGGTTGGCAGGCGATGGTGAGAAAGCTGTCAGAACTGGTTTTCATTCGTACGCTGTCGGCCCAGTTGCGAATGAACTCAAGTCGTAATGACGGATCGGCACCGCTTCGCGTCGTGAAAGCGATGACCGACACCGTCGTCGGACCGGTGCTCAATCAAGTGCTCGCGTCACCGGAGTCTCAGTGGACCGTGCCTCAAATGGCTCGAATGGCCCGGGTTTCCAAGTCCGCATTTTCGGACCGATTCCGCAACCTACTAGGGCAACCGCCGTTGCAGTATGTGACGGATCTTCGGATGCAAAAAGCAAGTCGCTTGCTGCACGAGAGCAATTTGGAGATCTCCAATATCGCCGTGCTTGTGGGCTACGAGTCTCCGTCATCGTTTAGCACCGCATTTCGACGTTGGAATGG